The following coding sequences lie in one Cronobacter universalis NCTC 9529 genomic window:
- a CDS encoding deaminated glutathione amidase: MKVAIGQFAVTPDAQQNAQTCVELMANAASQNAALLVLPEALLARSDSDPELSVKSAQTLDGDYVRQLREESARNRLTTLLTLHTPTREGRAANTLIALRGGEIIAQYQKIHLYDAFAMQESRLVDAGSTLPPLIEVEGMKVGLMTCYDLRFPEMALSLALAGADVLALPAAWVRGPLKEHHWATLLAARALDTTCYIVASGECGNRNIGQSRVVDPLGVTIAAAGERPDLIFAEISAMRVAQVREQLPVLKNRRFAAPELF; encoded by the coding sequence ATGAAAGTGGCGATTGGACAGTTCGCGGTCACGCCTGACGCGCAACAAAACGCGCAAACCTGCGTGGAGCTGATGGCTAACGCCGCCAGCCAGAATGCGGCATTGCTGGTGCTGCCCGAGGCGTTGCTGGCGCGCAGCGACAGCGACCCGGAGCTGTCGGTGAAATCGGCGCAGACGCTGGATGGCGACTATGTCCGGCAGTTACGCGAGGAGAGCGCCAGAAACCGCCTGACAACGCTTCTGACGCTGCACACTCCCACTCGTGAGGGCAGGGCGGCCAACACGCTCATCGCGCTGCGCGGCGGCGAGATTATCGCGCAGTATCAGAAGATCCATCTGTATGACGCCTTCGCGATGCAGGAGTCGCGGCTGGTGGACGCCGGCAGCACGCTGCCGCCGTTGATTGAGGTGGAAGGCATGAAGGTCGGGCTGATGACCTGCTACGACCTGCGCTTCCCGGAAATGGCGCTGAGCCTGGCGCTCGCAGGCGCGGACGTGCTGGCGCTCCCGGCCGCCTGGGTACGCGGGCCGCTCAAAGAGCATCACTGGGCCACGCTGCTCGCGGCGCGGGCGCTCGACACCACCTGTTATATTGTGGCGAGCGGCGAGTGCGGCAATCGTAATATCGGGCAGAGCCGCGTGGTGGACCCGCTTGGCGTAACGATCGCGGCGGCGGGTGAGCGCCCGGATCTGATTTTCGCGGAGATTTCAGCAATGCGCGTGGCGCAGGTTCGCGAACAGCTGCCGGTACTTAAAAATCGCCGTTTCGCTGCGCCGGAATTATTTTGA
- the tatE gene encoding twin-arginine translocase subunit TatE: protein MGEISITKLLVIAALVVLLFGTKKLRTLGGDLGAAIKGFKKAMNDDEAGAKTPAATEAPAERLSHKE from the coding sequence ATGGGTGAAATTAGTATTACCAAACTGCTCGTGATCGCCGCACTGGTAGTTCTGCTGTTTGGGACCAAAAAACTGCGCACGCTAGGGGGAGACCTGGGCGCCGCGATTAAAGGCTTCAAGAAAGCGATGAACGACGACGAGGCCGGCGCGAAAACGCCTGCGGCGACCGAAGCCCCGGCGGAACGTCTTTCTCACAAAGAATAA
- the lipA gene encoding lipoyl synthase, with protein sequence MSKPIVMERGVKYRDADKMALIPVKNVATEREALLRKPEWMKIKLPADSTRIQGIKAAMRKNGLHSVCEEASCPNLAECFNHGTATFMILGAICTRRCPFCDVAHGRPVAPDANEPQKLAQTIADMALRYVVITSVDRDDLRDGGAQHFADCITAIREKSPTIKIETLVPDFRGRMDRALEILTATPPDVFNHNLENVPRLYRQVRPGADYNWSLKLLERFKEAHPEIPTKSGLMVGLGETNAEIIDVMRDLRAHGVTMLTLGQYLQPSRHHLPVQRYVSPDEFEEMKAEALAMGFTHAACGPFVRSSYHADLQAKGEEVK encoded by the coding sequence ATGAGTAAACCCATTGTGATGGAACGCGGTGTGAAATACCGCGATGCCGATAAAATGGCCCTTATCCCGGTTAAGAATGTGGCGACAGAGCGGGAGGCTTTGTTAAGAAAGCCGGAGTGGATGAAAATCAAACTCCCTGCCGACTCGACCCGCATTCAGGGTATCAAAGCGGCGATGCGCAAGAATGGCCTCCACTCTGTTTGTGAAGAGGCCTCTTGCCCGAACCTTGCGGAGTGTTTCAACCACGGCACCGCGACTTTTATGATCCTTGGCGCTATCTGCACGCGTCGCTGCCCGTTCTGCGACGTGGCGCACGGCCGTCCGGTCGCCCCGGACGCTAACGAGCCGCAGAAGCTGGCGCAAACCATCGCCGATATGGCGCTGCGCTACGTCGTTATCACTTCTGTGGATCGCGATGACCTGCGTGACGGCGGCGCTCAGCACTTTGCCGACTGCATTACGGCTATCCGTGAAAAGAGTCCGACCATCAAAATCGAGACGCTGGTGCCCGATTTCCGCGGCCGCATGGACAGAGCGCTGGAGATCCTGACCGCCACGCCGCCGGATGTGTTTAACCACAACCTGGAAAACGTGCCGCGTCTTTATCGTCAGGTGCGTCCGGGCGCGGATTATAACTGGTCGCTGAAGCTGCTGGAGCGTTTTAAAGAAGCGCACCCGGAAATCCCGACCAAATCCGGTCTGATGGTTGGCCTTGGCGAGACCAATGCGGAAATCATCGACGTGATGCGCGATTTGCGCGCCCACGGCGTGACCATGCTGACGCTGGGACAGTACCTGCAGCCGAGCCGTCACCACCTGCCGGTACAGCGTTACGTAAGCCCTGACGAGTTTGAAGAGATGAAAGCGGAAGCGCTGGCGATGGGCTTTACGCACGCCGCCTGTGGCCCGTTTGTTCGCTCTTCCTACCATGCCGATCTCCAGGCGAAAGGCGAAGAAGTGAAATAA
- a CDS encoding YbeF family transcriptional regulator — MELNHPPEKPSAKQEDDSRPQIFQTLRNIDLNLLTIFEAVYVHKGIVNAARVLNLTPSAISQSIQKLRLIFPDPLFIRKGQGVTPTAYATHMHEYISQGLESILGALDLQGEHEKQRTITIATSASLGALVIPQIYKQIRTVNPHLQIRNIPLQDTETQLSQFQTDLVVDSGSWSSRTLSTHLLFKDRVAVVCRRGHPCSRTGEPVTSEDLQTWEHTFIMLPGGMVNGVRKQINTLLPDRNVSFSSYNMVTIASIIGSSDLIGFMPARIFTLFKDSFGLIEVESDVVIKETIDISLHYNKFSLRDPVVQNVIEAIVEGFTHHAVSAGASPS, encoded by the coding sequence GTGGAATTGAACCATCCCCCTGAAAAACCTTCAGCCAAACAGGAAGATGACAGTAGACCGCAAATATTCCAGACTCTGCGAAATATCGATCTAAACCTGCTGACGATTTTCGAAGCCGTATACGTGCATAAAGGCATCGTTAACGCGGCCAGAGTACTGAACCTGACGCCATCGGCTATCAGCCAGTCTATTCAGAAACTGCGACTGATATTTCCCGATCCGTTGTTTATTCGCAAAGGGCAAGGGGTTACCCCGACTGCTTATGCGACCCACATGCATGAATATATCAGTCAGGGGCTGGAATCTATTCTCGGCGCGCTGGATTTACAGGGCGAGCACGAAAAACAGCGCACCATTACGATTGCCACCTCCGCCTCGTTGGGCGCGCTGGTGATCCCGCAGATTTACAAGCAGATCCGCACGGTAAATCCTCATCTGCAAATCCGTAACATTCCGTTGCAGGACACCGAAACTCAGCTGAGCCAGTTCCAGACCGATCTGGTGGTCGACAGCGGCTCGTGGTCGTCGCGCACCCTCAGCACGCACCTGCTCTTTAAAGATCGCGTCGCCGTGGTCTGTCGCCGCGGCCACCCCTGCTCGCGCACTGGCGAGCCTGTCACGTCGGAAGACCTGCAAACCTGGGAGCACACTTTCATTATGCTGCCTGGCGGAATGGTGAATGGCGTACGCAAGCAAATTAATACGCTACTGCCTGATCGAAACGTTTCGTTTAGCAGTTACAATATGGTGACGATCGCTTCTATCATCGGCAGCAGCGATTTAATCGGCTTTATGCCCGCACGAATATTCACGTTATTTAAAGACAGCTTTGGACTTATTGAAGTGGAAAGCGATGTCGTTATAAAAGAAACTATCGACATTTCATTGCATTACAATAAATTCAGCCTGCGTGATCCCGTTGTGCAGAATGTGATTGAGGCGATTGTGGAAGGATTTACCCACCACGCCGTTTCGGCTGGCGCGTCGCCCTCATAA
- the lipB gene encoding lipoyl(octanoyl) transferase LipB, producing the protein MLQEKIIVRQLGLQPYEPVSQAMHQFTDEREETTPDEIWLVEHTPVFTQGQAGKAEHVLMPGDIPVIQSDRGGQVTYHGPGQQVMYVMLDLRRRKLGVRELVTLLEQTVVNTLAEWNINAYPRPDAPGVYVDGKKICSLGLRIRKGCSFHGLALNINMDLRPFLRINPCGYAGMEMTQVSALSAGANPEAVQPRLVHHFLALLNNPPAEYISA; encoded by the coding sequence TTGCTTCAGGAAAAAATCATTGTTCGCCAGCTCGGGCTTCAGCCGTATGAACCCGTTTCGCAGGCGATGCATCAGTTTACCGACGAACGCGAAGAAACCACACCGGATGAGATCTGGCTGGTCGAGCACACCCCGGTCTTCACGCAGGGGCAGGCCGGCAAGGCAGAACATGTACTGATGCCGGGCGACATTCCGGTTATCCAGAGCGATCGCGGCGGCCAGGTGACCTATCACGGGCCCGGCCAGCAGGTCATGTATGTAATGTTAGATCTCAGGCGCCGCAAGCTCGGCGTGCGCGAGTTGGTCACCTTGCTGGAACAGACCGTCGTCAATACACTTGCAGAGTGGAATATTAACGCCTACCCTCGACCAGACGCGCCAGGCGTCTATGTGGACGGCAAAAAAATCTGCTCGCTGGGGCTGCGTATTCGTAAAGGCTGCTCTTTTCACGGTCTTGCACTTAATATTAATATGGATTTACGTCCGTTTTTACGTATTAATCCTTGCGGGTACGCCGGGATGGAAATGACCCAGGTCAGCGCCCTTTCTGCTGGCGCAAACCCTGAAGCGGTGCAGCCGCGACTGGTGCATCACTTTTTAGCGCTACTTAATAATCCCCCCGCGGAATATATCAGCGCTTAA